In Candidatus Reconcilbacillus cellulovorans, the sequence ACGCGAAACCGATCACAAGCAGCACCACGAAAACGAACATTTCGATCACGGCGAACAGCCCCAGCCGGCCGTAAGCGACTGCCCACGGATACATAAACGCTGTTTCGACGTCAAACACGACGAACATAAGCGCAAACACGTAATAGCGCACGTTGAAGCGCACCCGGCTTTCCGGCTGGAGCGGCTCGTTGCCGCTTTCGTACGTCGTCAGCTTCTCCCGCACCGGCCGGTGCGGCCGAAGCAGGCGTCCGACCGTGAGTGCGGCTACGGGCAAAAGGACGCCCAATGCGACGAACACGGCGACGAGCGCATACCGGTCGGCGTACGAACCGGCATCGGCTAGCGGCATGTCGTCATCCCCCTTCCCAGCATGG encodes:
- a CDS encoding NADH:ubiquinone oxidoreductase subunit A (Catalyzes the transfer of electrons from NADH to ubiquinone) yields the protein MPLADAGSYADRYALVAVFVALGVLLPVAALTVGRLLRPHRPVREKLTTYESGNEPLQPESRVRFNVRYYVFALMFVVFDVETAFMYPWAVAYGRLGLFAVIEMFVFVVLLVIGFAYAWKKKVLTWTSI